A window of Arcobacter acticola genomic DNA:
CTTCACCCGCAGTTGCAGCTTCAACAGCTGCATTTAGAGATAAGATATTTGTTTGAAATGCTATTTGATCAATAATTGTAATTGCTTCGTTTATAGCTTTTACTTTATCATTTATTTCATCCATTGATAAAGACGTTTGCTTGGCTGACGTACTTCCAATACTTGCTGCATTATTTAATTCATTTGCAATATGCATCATTTTATTCATATTTTTATTATTGTTTCTAATATTTACAGTTATTTGTTCAAGTGAAGCAGAACTTTGTTCTAATGAACTTGCTTGTTCACTTGATGATATTGATAACTCATTTGAAGAGTTAGTTAAAATTTTAGTATTATTTTCAAGTTCAATACCTGCATTTACAATCATTGCAATTAACTCAGAAGAGGACTGCCCTAAAAGAATAGTAGATGAACATAAAGTTCCAAAATCTCCATACATTCCTTTTTTATGAACCTCATCAAGTTTAAATTTATAATCACCGACAGAATAACTATTTAATAAAATATTTAAACTATCAATTTTTAATTTTGTTTGAATTATCATTTTATTTATAATTTCAGTTAAAGACTGCAATTCATTTGTTGCTGCATTTCCTTTAATAGAATATTCAAAAAAACCGTTATTAACTTTTTCCATAATATCAGTAATTTCTAAAACCACATTTTTATCTTTTTCTATAATTTTTTCTATTTTTGATATTTGAATATTCATATTCTTAGTCATAATAGCAAATTCATCATTTCCATTTATTTCATTTAAAATAATAGAGTCTTTTTCTCTCATTGAATAAGAGAAAAAACTATTAAGATTTTCTTCAAAAATACTAATTGATTTTGATATTTTGTTTGTCATAAAAAGAATAAAAATAAATATTCCAGATAAAAATATTGTCATAAATAGTAGAAATAAAACTATTTGATTGTTTAATTCAGAAGTATTAGCTTGAATATTAGAAATCATCTCTTCAACAATTTTCTTTTTTATCTCTTCAAATGAATTTATTCTTTGCGAAGAAACATCTTCCCATTTACTAAAATCAGCTCCATAAATATTTTTTTCTAAAGTAATCAAAGCTTTTTGTGTTTTTGAATCATTTATATTAGTATTATTTAAATCTACACCATCATAAGCTTTTGACATATATAAATCAAATGTAGCTTGAATTTCATCTAATAACATATTCTCATTATTAGATATATTTTCTAGTTTTTTATAACTTTTTATAGCCTTCAACATTTTTGTATGGCTTTTTTGTATTTTATTTAAATTGTTATCATTTTGTGTTATTACAAAATCTTTATATGAATCTATTAAACCACCATATCCTATAGCTTCTCTTATCTCACTTAGATAAATATTTTTCTTTGTTTTTATATAAATTAATTCTCTAAAATCATTTACATCTTTAAAACTATTACTTTTAATTTCATTTTCATAAAATTCAGATTGACTTGTAGATAAATTTTTTATAAAAACATCTAAATAAGATTTTTGAGAAATTACATATGAAATAAAATCATTATAATTTTCATTTGTAATATTATTATGTTCAAAAATATTCTTAACAATATTCTTTTCACTATAGGCTTTTTCAATCACATTTAATAAAGAAACATATGCTTGAGATGATTTTGATAACTCTTTTGTATTTGAATAGACTAATAAATCATCAAAAAATAAAACCATATTTTTTATATTGATTCCATAATAATTAATTAATTCTTCTGAACTTATTTTTAACTGCAAAGATTCTTCTCTAAATTCTTTTATATTTGAAATACTATTTTTAAAATCTTCTAACTTATTTAATAAATTATTTTGGCTTTTAAGAAGTTTAAAATCATCTAAAAATATATTTAATTCATTGAGAGATTCCTCGCTTATTTTAATTTGATTTTCTAAATTTACTTTATTTTCCTTTCCATATGAAGAAATATATGAAATAAAATACTCTCTTTCTTTTTGAAAATTTGTTAAAAGATTTGAAACTTTTACTGTGAATAGAATATAACTTGATGTCTCAGTCATATTTCTTTCTTTCTTATATTTATCATATATTAAATTTGAAGATAAAATTAATATTGCAACTATAGGAATGAGTAATATTAATATTATCTTATTTTTTAATCTTAAGTTGTTCATTTCTACCTCTTGAATTATAATTATTATAATATATTATTTATTTTTAAAATTAAAGGTTAAGTACTATTTCAGTGTAATCAAAATGTAATTTATAGATTATTTTTATATTATTTTATTAATATAAAATTATAGGAATTTTTATTTTATTATTTATAAGTACTTTTTAATTATAATTACAAAAAAAATTAAAGGAAAAATATGCTTAAAGAATTTAGAGATTTTTTAATAAAAGGTAATGTTGTTGATAAGTACCTACTTAAAATTAATGTCATAATTAGTTCCAAAGCCAGCTAATAAATTTTTAACATGTTTATGTAAATTATCAAATGATAAATAAGCTTCTAGTTTATGATAGTGATATTTCATATGTTTCCACAATATTTCTATTTTATTTAGTTCAGGTGAATATGGTGGTAAAAATAATAATTGTAGTCCAAGCTTCTCCCACTTTTCTATCTCTGCTTTAAAAAGCTTACTTGTGTGAATAGATGCATTATCAAGTATGACAACAGTAGTTTTTGTAATCTGATTTACAAAATCATTAAAGAAATCTATAACAACTTGTGTATCTACTTTTGTTATTGTAGTTTTCGAAAAGAGATGATTATTCTTTGTATTTAAAAACCCTAAAACATTTATTCTTTTTGCAAATCTATTTGATGGAATTTCTACTGGCTTACCTATTGGTGACCAATAATAAGGGATATTTGAATCAAGTGAAAAACCACTCTCATCAAAATAATATGTATCAATCCAATCTTTAGCAGACCAGCTTAAAACATTAAGTATTTGAGCTTTTTTGGAAGAATAATTCATCCACTTCTTCTCTTTAAATATAGTGTTTCTAGCTCTTTTAAAACTATATTGTATATTTTTTTAAATATCTTTTTAAGATTTGAGGTGATACTTTTTTAACTCTTTTTGACTCTTTATTAAGAGCTATACAAGTCTCTTTGATACTATTTGTTTCAATAAGTTTTTTTACTTTATCAATATCATTTTCATTTAGTGCTGGTTTTCTACCACGACCAATTTCATCAGATAAATTTTCTATTTGTTCTTCTTTGAATCTATCAAACCATCTATAAACTGTTCTTGTTGACTTATTGAATATTTTGCATATCTCTTTTACTGTTATACCTTCATTACTTAAAAGTATAGATTTAGCTCTTTGTCTTAATTGCAATGAACTACCATTTTTTACTATTTTTTCTAATTCTTTTACTGTTTTATTATTTAAATTACTTATATATCTCATATAGTATTATAGCTAAAACTAGCTTATAAAACAAGACATTAATTTTGATTAATTACTTATGGCTGTGGGATTTATTTTTGGAGCTGCGTTCGCAACACTAATCAAATCACTTGTAGCAAATGTAATAATGCCTCCAATTGGTTTATTACTTGGAAGAGTTGATTTCTCACAATTATTCATCTCTTTAGATGGAAATGCATATGCTACTATTGCAGAACTTGATAAAGCAGGAGCTCCTGCTATTAAATATGGTTTATTTGTAAATGATACTATTTCATTTGTAATTTTAGGCTTTGTTATGTTTATGTTTATCAAATCATATAATAAACTTAAAAAAGAAGAAGTTGTTCCTGAAGCAGCACCTACAACTAAAGTATGTAGTGAATGTGCAATGGAAATTCCAATTGCTGCAAAAAAATGTGGACATTGTGGAAATACTGCGGTATAAAACAAAAAAATTAAAAGGCTAAATTAGCCTTTTAATTATAAATCAACTAAAGCTTTAAATGTAACTCCACATCTTCCTATATTTTCTATTTTAATATGATTTCTTTCATTAATTCTATCATCATCAATATATTGATATTTTAACTCTAAAACAACAGGTGTTGTATCTCCTGGGATTTCATATGTATCATAATATTCACAAAATAAAGCACTTTGAGAAGATGCTATCATAGGAGGGTAACCTTCCATTACATTTTTTACATCAATTTCAAATTTTTCGATTTCACTTACTTCTTTTCCAAGTGGAGTTGCACATTTTTGTACTTGATCAACATTCTCTTTATTTACAAAACAAATAGTTGCTTTTTTTGTTTTTAAAATATTTGCCAATGAATCCTTTGGACTACCATCTTCTTTTATTCCAATAGCAACAATTAATAGTGCAGGGTTAGAAGAAATAGGAATAAAATAAGAAAATGGTGCTGCGTTTAATACACCATCATCATCTGTTACAATCCAAGCAATTGGTCGTGGAATTACAGTTCCTGACATAATTTTATATCTATTTAAATCGTCAATATCTTTATAATCTAAAATCATTTATTTCCCTTTTTATAATTTAAATTCTTGATCAACATTCTTAGCTGTTACTTCACCTTTTAAAGTTAAGTATGAATCAGAAATAAACTCTTCACTTCTAAGTTTTTTCAGTAATCTTTTACCCTCTTTTAAAGAGAATAAATTTGTATTTTCTAGTTTTAAGACCACATCATTTAAAGTCTCATCAGACTCTTTTTTTAATATTGCAAGTAATAAAACTTTTTCAACTATATCCATTTTAATATCCTTGTGTAGTAAAAAGCAAAAGCTAAAAATCCTAGCCCTAAAAGAATGGTAATTATATCAACAGAAGTTAAACTTGCCATTAAGCCAATAAACAAAGTTGTAACAACACATGAGAGCATAAAGAACATATCGTTATAAGAAATTACTCTTCCTATATATCTTTCATCACAATTATCTTGTAATAAAGCATAAGTAAATGACCATAAAGTCGTTGTACTAAGACCTACAATAAATAATGCAATTAATGAAATATAAAAATTGCTTTGCATAAATCCCCATAAAATTATTGATAATCCTTGAAATATCAATAAATAGTGTAAGTTCTCTTTAGTAACATATTTTGATAAAAACACAGGTCCAAACATTAAAGCAACAGCTCTAACTGCATTTGATAAACCAATTGCAAGGGGAACAGAAATAATATACTTATACTCATTTTTTGCCAAAATAGTAATCAATGCATCAAAGGAAGTCAATCCAACACATGAATGTAAAAAAATTAAATGAAGCATGATTTTATTGTTTTTTATATAGATAAATCCATCTTTTATTAGTTTCATAAAATTATCAGTTGCAGTACTAGCTTTTACTACAAAATCAATTCTTATAAAAACAATTAATGCAATAGTAAAAATTATAGCATCAATCATAAAAGCTGTTTTTACACCATACCAATTAACTATAAAACCGCTTATTCCCATACCCGCTGCATAAGTAAATGACCATATAATAGAGTGGATTTCATTTGCCATTTGTAAAGGTTTACCCTTAAGAAGTTTAGATAAAAGAGACATCTCTGTTGAAAAGAACATAGAAGCAGCACTCATTCTAATAAAAATCAAAATCATTAAAAGCCAAATTTCACTTTTATCATCAATTGTTAAAAATAAAATAGTCATTATTAGTTCTATTAAAATCAATAAAGTCATTAAAGGTTTGATTTTTACCCTATCTATTATTGCACCTGAAAAAGGAGCAATTAAAATAGCTGGTAAGAAATGCATTGCAGTTACTATTGAAATTGCCATTTCACTTGAACCAAAGTTAACAAGCATTGTGTAGATTGCAACATTAGAAAACCACGCACCAAAATATGCGATAAACTGAACTAAAGATAAATCCCTAATAATCTTATGTTCAGCAAAAAGTTTACGATAGTTCAATTTCCACCAATACTTCTTGATACATCGCAGAATTTGAGCTTTCATCTTCATCAAAAGGAGTTAAATAGTTTGCATTTTTGTTTCCTGCAAATAAAAATACACAATCACTTTTAATATCGTCATTTATTTTTACAATAAATTTTGCACTTCCATATTTTGATGAGATAGTAACATTATCATTATCTTTAAAATTTGTTGATGAATGTAAATAAACAAAATCATCTTTTGCAAATTGAGAATTTAAAGAATTTTTACTTTTTGCTGTTATAAAATAAAAATTATCTGATGTTTTATCTTTATATAAAGGCTCAATTTCTACTTCTTCAATAAATTCAAAAGTATCAAAATCTTTTAAATCAGGTTTATGATTTGCATAATATGAAATAACTTCATCTTCATCTTTTAATTTATCAAAATTAAACTTCTCTAAAAGATAGTTTGCCAATTCATATTCACTAATACTGTTTTCATTTTTAGGAACTACTACTTCTGAAATTGCTTTAAATTCATGACCATAAGATAATCTTACATCTTTTTTTGATAAAAAAGAACTTGAAGGAATTATTAAATCTGCATATTCACAAGTATCATTTAAAGTTGTACCAAAATAAACCACAAAAGATTTTTTCAATCCTTCTTTTACTTTAGCACTATTTGGAGCAGAAACAGCTGGATTTCCACCTTGAATAAAAACTAAGTCAAATGAAGCAAAATCAGTTTTAGCAACAGAAACTTTTTTATTACTTCCTTTTATTTCAAACTGCTTTTTATAACCATATGCAGAATCACTTAAATACCAAACTCCACCTGCATCTTGTTTATGATATCCCATATAAGCAGCAAAAGAATCAATACATCTCATTATTTGAGCGCCTTCAAAATACTTTTGAACCCCAAGACCTAACATGATAGCAACTTTTTTACCTTCAATTAAATCAAAGAAATCATTAACTTGAGAAAGAGGAACTCCTGTTGTTGCTTCATAAGAAACAACTGGTCTATTTCTTGATATATCAAAAAACCAATCAGCACCTGTGCCAAATTCTTCTATAAAATCTCTATCTTCCAAATCTTGCATATGTGCAAATCTTGTAAATAATAAAGCCAATTCATAATCTGTTTTTGGATTATTTTGCATATGTATTTTTGATTTTTTTGCTATATCTGTGCAAATTGGATCTATTGTTACAAATGTTTTATCTTTAACTAAATTGTACATATGAGAAGAAGTTACTGAGAAATTTCTTCCCCAAACGATAATAATATCTGCATCTATAAGCTTTTGGATTGGTGGATTTATAACATTTTGTCTTCCAGCTTTAATTCCAGCTCCTCCACCTCCATCACACAAACTTCCTTTTGTTAAGGTTGAACCATATTGTGTAAAAAATTTTTTTGTAGAGCTTTGCATAAGGCCTAAGTTTCCGCTTCCTGTGTAAAAAAGAGTTTTTGCAGGTGTAGTTGATTTAAGTTTATCAAGTAAAATATTTAAAGATTCATCTAAAGAAATAGTTTTACCTTGAAATAATGAATTTTGAAGATTTTCTTCTTTTAATAAGTTTGCAAAATTAACACAAAGTTTGCCATTTGTAACAAAATTTTCTTTTGAGCCTTTTATATTCCCGTCATACATTTGACCTTGACAGGCATCATAGCAGTCCATAGGACATGCTACTTTGTTTTTATTTGAACTCAATTTTTACCAACCTTGAAAATGTTTTTACATTATTTACAATTAATTCAACTTTATATGAAGAAATATTCACAGAATCAGCTACATCATATATTTTTGAAATTTTAGTATCACTTTTTATACCATCTAAAAAAATCTCTTTATTTTTTATCTCATCTATTTGTGCAATTGGAACAAATATTTCTAATTTACCTTTTGATAAATCTTTTGATTCATAAAGTAAAGTTCCAGCATTTACATAGTCACCTTCTTTTACTGCAATATTAAAAATATAGTTAGATTTTTCAACTAATTTCTTATTTGAAATTGTATCCTTTAAAGTTTCTATTTTTATTATCATATCTGATCTTGAAGATTCTAAATTAATCACTTTTAATTTTTGAGTGTCTTTTTCAAATGCTGATTTTGATGAAACTTGATTTAATCTATTGTAATTGTTGTTTTCTATTTTTATCATTTCATCAATATATTTCAGTTTATTTCTTGATTGCTCTAAATCAACTTTATTAACTTCTGAATCAATTTCTATTATTGTTGAATTATTAGCCTTTGAGCCTTCAATTTGTGAATTTGAGTATATAACTTTACCTGAAACTGCCGCTTTAACTTGAAAGCTATCTATTGGTTCTAATTTTGCATAATATTCGCTTGCAAAGATTGAAGTAATTGTAAATAAAAACATCCATATGATTTTCATTAATTTATCCTTATAATTTTAATTCTTTTAAAGTTTTAATAATCTCTTTTTTCAAAGAGTCAATATCTTTTGTTTTTTCTAATTCAAAAATATATGCATCTAATTTTACATCTATTTTTAAATAAACAGCCAATATTTTTAGTAATTCATCTTTTGTTTTTGACTCTTTAACTTTTTTTACTAATGGTTTATCTTCTTGTTTTTTTCTTTTTGAAGTTATAACATAAAAATATAAACTTATTATTAATATAGAAAAAGCTATTCCTAAAAAGAAGAAAATAATTCTATCTAAAGTTGAAGTTTGTTCAACAACTTTTATAATCTCTTTTGGCTTTTCTTCTGGCAATATTTTTTCTGTTGCTTTTTCTAAAAGAACTTCTTTTTTAATTTCTTCATCTAAAACTTCAATATTAAAACTATTTGTTTGTTTACTTATTACTTTTGATAAGTTTTTATCAAAATAATCTAGTTTAATACTTGGAATTGTAAAAGACCTATTCGCAATAATTGAATATACTTTTTCCCATTCACCTTTATATTCATTATTTAAAATTTGAGTTTTAACAAGTGGTTTATTTTCATAAATTGTTACATCATCAATAGGAATTTTAATATCAGGAATATCATCAATATTTCCAGATCCTATTATATTTAATTTAAAAGAAACCGCTTCACCTTTTTTTACTATTTGTTTATCAACAGAAGCACTTATTTCAAAATTTCCAATTAAATTAGTATTTGCCGGTAAATTTTTAATATTAAAATTTAATTCATTTGAATATATTTTTTTATTTCTTGTAGAAGAGAAAACTGAATAAGAACTATTATCCATTACTTGGGCATTGATGCCAAGAGCTTCTATTTTTTGACTACCCTCTTTTAATGCAAACATCAAAAACTTTATTTCAAAAACAGTAAAATCACCCTCTTCATATTTTTTAGTATTATCAATCTGCTTGTACCAAAAATTTTCGAAACTTGGTTTATCAAAAGATAAATCAAGAATATCAAGATCTTTTTTATATTTAAAAACCATTGTTAAAATAAAATTCTCACCAATATATAAATCATTATTATTAGTTTTTATACTAAAATCAAAAAGAGAAGATTGTGTTTTTGAAGCTTTTTGTATACTAATTTTTTCTTCATTTGTTTTATAGTTTTTTCCATCTATATCTACTTCAAAAGAAGGTAAAATGAAATCCTTTATTGGATAAAAAGAATAAGTTTTTTTTATTTTTTTTGTTACTTTTCCATTAATGATATTGGTTGATGTTATGCTTGAAATTTCTTGCACTGCTTTACCATCAATTAAAGGTATACTTGGAAAAGTTATATTGTTTCCATATGCTTCTAAAACAAAAATAAAAGCTTCATTCTTAACTATATTATTTGAAGGAAGATATAATTTTACATTTCCATAAAGTGTATTTACAAAGAAAAGAAATAATCCAATAAATTTAAATATCTTCATCTTAGAACTCTAATGTTCCTTCAATAGCAAAGTTTGCTTTTGAATCAAGTTCAGCATGTGATAAAACAGAAACTTGTAAACCAAATTTTTCATAAATTTCAGAAATTCTTTTTCTAAGTATTGGATCAACAACCATAGTAATTTTTGAGAAACCTTTTACCCTAATAATTCCATACTAAATTAGACAACAAGCCGACTTGCTCTATAATTAGGTACTTTAAAGCGAAAAAGTTACACCTAAAACTTTCACCTACTGGGTGTAACTTTTTCTAACTCAGGATTAGATTATGGCACAGACTATCTTAAATTTCAAACTACAATCCACAAACGAAAAATTAACTCCTAGAACAGGTGTAGCAATATTTGGGGAGTATCTCAAAGGTATAAACCTTGAGAGTCTTTGCAATACAAACCTTCCTTTAGCTAAACATCCAAACGGATATACTCCGTTTGAATTTATTTATCCATTGATTCTAATGCTTCACAGTGGGGGTAGAGTTCTTGATGATATTAAAGAGATACGATTAGATACAGCACTCTCAACACTTCTAAAAATGGATAATATTCCAACAGCATCAGCGTTCACAAAATATCTTCATAAGCATAAGACTATCGGGGAAGATGGAATAAGAAAGATCAACAAACAGTTCTTAAAAAGATTTCTAAAAAGTATCAAAAGTGAAGAGCTTATCTTAGACATAGATGCTACATTTATTGAAGCACATAAAAATACTGCAAAGTGGTCTTATAAAAATGCACCTGGTTATATGCCTATGGTTGGACATATTAATGGCGGATATGTAATTGATGTTGATTTCAAAGAGGGTAATGAGGCACCTGCAAGCAAAAACTTAGAGTTTATCAAGCAGTGCCAA
This region includes:
- a CDS encoding methyl-accepting chemotaxis protein, encoding MTETSSYILFTVKVSNLLTNFQKEREYFISYISSYGKENKVNLENQIKISEESLNELNIFLDDFKLLKSQNNLLNKLEDFKNSISNIKEFREESLQLKISSEELINYYGINIKNMVLFFDDLLVYSNTKELSKSSQAYVSLLNVIEKAYSEKNIVKNIFEHNNITNENYNDFISYVISQKSYLDVFIKNLSTSQSEFYENEIKSNSFKDVNDFRELIYIKTKKNIYLSEIREAIGYGGLIDSYKDFVITQNDNNLNKIQKSHTKMLKAIKSYKKLENISNNENMLLDEIQATFDLYMSKAYDGVDLNNTNINDSKTQKALITLEKNIYGADFSKWEDVSSQRINSFEEIKKKIVEEMISNIQANTSELNNQIVLFLLFMTIFLSGIFIFILFMTNKISKSISIFEENLNSFFSYSMREKDSIILNEINGNDEFAIMTKNMNIQISKIEKIIEKDKNVVLEITDIMEKVNNGFFEYSIKGNAATNELQSLTEIINKMIIQTKLKIDSLNILLNSYSVGDYKFKLDEVHKKGMYGDFGTLCSSTILLGQSSSELIAMIVNAGIELENNTKILTNSSNELSISSSEQASSLEQSSASLEQITVNIRNNNKNMNKMMHIANELNNAASIGSTSAKQTSLSMDEINDKVKAINEAITIIDQIAFQTNILSLNAAVEAATAGEAGRGFAVVAAEVRNLASRSAEAAREIKSLVESASIKSNEGKTIADDMIRGYDNLSNKIIETKDIIDNVSQFSKEQEIGIIQINETISRLDTATQKNAFTASRIDSLSHEVSKLSTRLLQITSQSKIEDKFFHMVENIDLIKEVSKYKNDHINFKKKHYEKLDNFESCQVLDCKSCNMGKWIITCENEKRNFTSAKEWSILKSNHELVHNKIQQYILENSQKMQNKILRQTASDIEDATLKVFDSLNDILYIESKNEQNRE
- a CDS encoding IS630 family transposase encodes the protein MNYSSKKAQILNVLSWSAKDWIDTYYFDESGFSLDSNIPYYWSPIGKPVEIPSNRFAKRINVLGFLNTKNNHLFSKTTITKVDTQVVIDFFNDFVNQITKTTVVILDNASIHTSKLFKAEIEKWEKLGLQLLFLPPYSPELNKIEILWKHMKYHYHKLEAYLSFDNLHKHVKNLLAGFGTNYDINFK
- a CDS encoding helix-turn-helix domain-containing protein, whose product is MRYISNLNNKTVKELEKIVKNGSSLQLRQRAKSILLSNEGITVKEICKIFNKSTRTVYRWFDRFKEEQIENLSDEIGRGRKPALNENDIDKVKKLIETNSIKETCIALNKESKRVKKVSPQILKRYLKKYTI
- the mscL gene encoding large conductance mechanosensitive channel protein MscL, with the protein product MAVGFIFGAAFATLIKSLVANVIMPPIGLLLGRVDFSQLFISLDGNAYATIAELDKAGAPAIKYGLFVNDTISFVILGFVMFMFIKSYNKLKKEEVVPEAAPTTKVCSECAMEIPIAAKKCGHCGNTAV
- a CDS encoding flavin reductase family protein produces the protein MILDYKDIDDLNRYKIMSGTVIPRPIAWIVTDDDGVLNAAPFSYFIPISSNPALLIVAIGIKEDGSPKDSLANILKTKKATICFVNKENVDQVQKCATPLGKEVSEIEKFEIDVKNVMEGYPPMIASSQSALFCEYYDTYEIPGDTTPVVLELKYQYIDDDRINERNHIKIENIGRCGVTFKALVDL
- a CDS encoding MFS transporter; the protein is MNYRKLFAEHKIIRDLSLVQFIAYFGAWFSNVAIYTMLVNFGSSEMAISIVTAMHFLPAILIAPFSGAIIDRVKIKPLMTLLILIELIMTILFLTIDDKSEIWLLMILIFIRMSAASMFFSTEMSLLSKLLKGKPLQMANEIHSIIWSFTYAAGMGISGFIVNWYGVKTAFMIDAIIFTIALIVFIRIDFVVKASTATDNFMKLIKDGFIYIKNNKIMLHLIFLHSCVGLTSFDALITILAKNEYKYIISVPLAIGLSNAVRAVALMFGPVFLSKYVTKENLHYLLIFQGLSIILWGFMQSNFYISLIALFIVGLSTTTLWSFTYALLQDNCDERYIGRVISYNDMFFMLSCVVTTLFIGLMASLTSVDIITILLGLGFLAFAFYYTRILKWI
- a CDS encoding molybdopterin-dependent oxidoreductase; amino-acid sequence: MSSNKNKVACPMDCYDACQGQMYDGNIKGSKENFVTNGKLCVNFANLLKEENLQNSLFQGKTISLDESLNILLDKLKSTTPAKTLFYTGSGNLGLMQSSTKKFFTQYGSTLTKGSLCDGGGGAGIKAGRQNVINPPIQKLIDADIIIVWGRNFSVTSSHMYNLVKDKTFVTIDPICTDIAKKSKIHMQNNPKTDYELALLFTRFAHMQDLEDRDFIEEFGTGADWFFDISRNRPVVSYEATTGVPLSQVNDFFDLIEGKKVAIMLGLGVQKYFEGAQIMRCIDSFAAYMGYHKQDAGGVWYLSDSAYGYKKQFEIKGSNKKVSVAKTDFASFDLVFIQGGNPAVSAPNSAKVKEGLKKSFVVYFGTTLNDTCEYADLIIPSSSFLSKKDVRLSYGHEFKAISEVVVPKNENSISEYELANYLLEKFNFDKLKDEDEVISYYANHKPDLKDFDTFEFIEEVEIEPLYKDKTSDNFYFITAKSKNSLNSQFAKDDFVYLHSSTNFKDNDNVTISSKYGSAKFIVKINDDIKSDCVFLFAGNKNANYLTPFDEDESSNSAMYQEVLVEIELS
- a CDS encoding BatD family protein, whose amino-acid sequence is MKIFKFIGLFLFFVNTLYGNVKLYLPSNNIVKNEAFIFVLEAYGNNITFPSIPLIDGKAVQEISSITSTNIINGKVTKKIKKTYSFYPIKDFILPSFEVDIDGKNYKTNEEKISIQKASKTQSSLFDFSIKTNNNDLYIGENFILTMVFKYKKDLDILDLSFDKPSFENFWYKQIDNTKKYEEGDFTVFEIKFLMFALKEGSQKIEALGINAQVMDNSSYSVFSSTRNKKIYSNELNFNIKNLPANTNLIGNFEISASVDKQIVKKGEAVSFKLNIIGSGNIDDIPDIKIPIDDVTIYENKPLVKTQILNNEYKGEWEKVYSIIANRSFTIPSIKLDYFDKNLSKVISKQTNSFNIEVLDEEIKKEVLLEKATEKILPEEKPKEIIKVVEQTSTLDRIIFFFLGIAFSILIISLYFYVITSKRKKQEDKPLVKKVKESKTKDELLKILAVYLKIDVKLDAYIFELEKTKDIDSLKKEIIKTLKELKL